One segment of Gemmatimonadaceae bacterium DNA contains the following:
- a CDS encoding nuclear transport factor 2 family protein, with translation MPEHARAERRPFDLDATRQLIAQQNKRFTNADLTGDVATIDSMFVPDAKSYPPGAAAVSGLPALHAFTVEYLNAGLTEFREETTDFYGNAEYVVDAGTYVARYGPDHVTERGKYLNVWQQVNGSWKLKSNM, from the coding sequence TTGCCGGAACACGCGCGGGCCGAGCGTCGACCCTTTGATCTGGACGCAACCCGTCAGCTCATTGCGCAGCAGAACAAGCGCTTCACCAATGCGGATCTCACGGGCGACGTGGCCACGATCGACTCGATGTTTGTCCCGGATGCCAAGTCCTATCCGCCCGGCGCTGCCGCAGTGAGCGGCCTTCCCGCGCTGCACGCCTTTACCGTGGAGTACCTCAACGCCGGTCTCACCGAGTTTCGCGAGGAGACCACCGACTTCTACGGGAACGCGGAGTACGTTGTTGATGCAGGCACCTACGTCGCGAGGTACGGGCCGGACCACGTGACCGAGCGCGGCAAGTACCTCAATGTGTGGCAGCAGGTGAACGGGAGCTGGAAGCTCAAGTCAAACATGTGA